In Nocardioides jishulii, the DNA window TGGAACCTGACCACGCACGCGTTCTTCTCGTCCCGCCCCGCGGACCACAGGTACCGGCCCCGGTCAGCGGTGCACCGCGCGCCTCCCGCCGGCGACGCGACCTCGAGGCTGTCGGTCGTCGCGCTGACCTCCACCCACAGGTCCGTCCCCCGCACCCTTGCCCGGACGGTGCGCTCCTGGAGTGCCGCAGGCTGCTCGACCCAGACCCACGTCGGAAAATTGACCAGCGTCGCATCGTCGTTGCCCGTCATCCGAGGGTTCCAGTCGAGGGTCGGCAGGACGAGGTCGAGGGCCACGTAGGCGTGACGCGCCAAGGCCTCCATGTCGACGAGCGGCGCCGGGACCTCGTTGACGGGGCGGTAGCGGTAGGCGATCGGGATGGTGGGGAAGCCCGGAGTGTTGGGCGCCGCCTCGGTGCAGCCCTTCGCCAGCAGGTCGCCGACGTAGTCGTCGTCGTCCAGCTGCGCCTGGTCGTACCGGAGCCACCACCAGCGGATGCCCGGCTCGGTCTGGTCCGCGTCGTACGCGCGGTCCAGGGCGTCCAACCCACCGGGCAGCTCGAGCTCCCTGACCATCCGCTGGTCCCACACTGCGTTCGCCTGGTACTCCCGGTACGCGTCGCGCCAGGCTCCGGCATCCGTCGGGTCGGCCGCCAGGTGGGGTCGCGTCCACCAGCACACCGGTGGCGGCTGCGGGACGGCACTGACGCGGGCGGAGTCGTAGTGGCCCTCCCAGTCGATGACGTAGGCGCTGAAACCGCCAGGCGTCTCCTCGCCCCCGGAGTCACCCTCGCCGATGTCGGCGCCCGCCGGGGCCACCGTCGCCAGCAGCGAGGCAGCAAGGAGCGCTGCTGCTGCGCGCGACCTCCGACGCCGCCTCGTCAGTCGCGACGCCATGACTGTCCTCACCTGCCGCCTCACAGGTCACACCGTCCGCTCTCGTAGATCCGGAAGGAGCTGACCCGCCAGCCGGACCCGACCTTCACCAGGACGTCACTGCTCGTACGCCACGGCGCCACCTTCTCCACGGGCACCCCCTCGCCGTCGACCTCGGTGAGCGTGGTGCGGACGCAGCCGGTGACGACGGCCTCGTCGCCCTTCACCTCGACCTCGGTCGCGGCGACGATGAGACCGCCCTGGTGGCGGTGCCCCTGGGAGACCTGCTTCTCGGCGTACTGCAGGGGCCCGTCGTAGGCCTGCTCGACGGCCACCGCACTCCACCGGTCGCGGTCGATCGTCGGGCCGGCGTACATCCGGACCATCTCTTCGTAGAAGCCGAACCACACTTCCACGGCCGCCTCCTCGTCCGGCGAGGAGGCGGCGCTGGATCCGCGCAGCGCCGCGCCGTCCACCGGCTTGTCGCCCTTGGCCGCCACGGGGGTGGGCTCTGCCGTCGGCGTCGACCTCGCGTCGAGGTCGACCTCCTTCTTCGATGAGTCCTCCGCGCAGCCCGCCAGCCCGAGCGTCGCCGCCGCGAGCACCGCTGCGAGTCGGAGTCGCGCCCTGGTCATCGGTTTCCCCATGGTTCCCCGTGCATCAGGCGGTCGCCTCACCGTGCGGGTGGGCCGACGCCCCGGACGGAAGCAGCTCCTCCACCAGCGCCTCGGTCTCCGCGTCGAGAGCCGCCCCGTAGCGCCCGAGCTCCTGACGCATCTCCGCCACGACGGCCGGAGCCCCAGGACCACCCGGGTTCTGCGACTCGGCGACCACGAGGTCGCGCCACAGCACCTGGGAGGCCGGTGCGAGCCTCAGCCCGGCGCGGCACGCGGTGGCGGCACCGGCGGGATCACGCGGCAACGAGAGCTCGACGACCCGGTGCGCGCTGTCGACGACCAGGTCGACGCTCTGACGCTCCAGCCGCGTACGAGGCAGCCAGGCGTAGCGCTGCGACGGGCGACCGGAGAGGAACTCACCGCGGACCAGCTGCAGGGCACGACGCAGGAGCTCGAGCTCCTCGGCGGGCGGAGCGGTCCGGGCTCGCAGCGCCAGGGCGCAGAAGGCGTGCCAGTCGACGGCGACGTCGTCGGCCAGGAGGAGCCGTCCGTCGGCGTCCTCACGCAGCAGGTGGTTGCCGGACGGGTCGGTGCCCAGCCAGTCCCGTACGCGCGCGATCGTGGCGTCGCGCACCTCGGGGGTGACACCCCCCGGCCACACGGAGGCAGCCACCACGCTCGGGTGCACCGGTGCCTGCTGCAGTGCCAGGAAGACGACGACCTCGCTGGCGAGCTGCACGCGAGCCGGGTCCAGCTGGCCAGTGGTACGCGTCGCCAGGTCGCCCAGGACTCCGACGCGCACCGCAGCGGTGGCCCAGTGGTCGTCCTCCCCCGCCCGCGGCGGGCGCGGGACGGCCACCCGGTCACCCGCGTGGACCGGAGCGCTCTCACGAGCCTTGGCGAAGAGCGCGGCGACCTCGTCCTCGGTGTCCGCGGTGATCCGGACCGCCTGGACCTCCAGGTCCAGCAACGGCACCCGCAGCCGTCCGGCGTCGTCGACTTCGAGCGTCCAGCGTGCCCCCTGGACGGGGACGGCGGAGACGACCGCGACACCGCGGTCGTTCTCGCCGGTCAGGTCGGAGAGCAGCTCGACGCTCGCGGCGGTCGGAGCCTCGCCGAGGACCAGGTAGTGGGCGGTCTCGCCGTCGGAGCGGCGCAGTCGTCCGCTCAGCACGTCGTGGGCAGGACGGTGGCGACGCCGGCCCGACCAGCTCGCCAGGAGGCCGTCGACGTCGTCGACCACCCGCATCTGCTCCCCGGCAATCTGTGCCGCGGCGGGCGAGAGGCGGTAGCCGTGGGCCACCTGGTCGTCCGACCACGGGGAGAAGGCGAGCTGCACCGCCAGTGCCGAGGCGACCTCACGGGCCACCGCGTCGGAGCCCGAGAGGCTCACCAGACCACCGAGGGCCTCGAGGTCGAGCAGCACGTCGCGGCCCTCGTCGTCACGGCCCAGGCAGACCAGGGCCGGGTAGGGCGCCGGGCCGTCCTCGACCGGGAGGTCGACGTCGGCCGCCAGCGTCCAACGGGCACCGTCGTCCTGCACGGTCCACGGGAGCGGCGCGGTCTCGACACGGGGAGCGAGATGCAGCTCGACCGCCTCGGAGGACACGGTGACCGCGTAGACCTGTGGCAGCTGGACGCGCTCGGTGCGGCAGAGCTCAGCCAGACCGCGCAGGGCCAGGTCGAGGCGGCGGGCACGCTCCTCGTCGGCGCCGATGCGCAGCTGCACCTCGGCCTCGAGCTCCTCCGTGGTGTTCGCCAGCCCGCGACGGCGGCGGCGTTCGGCCAGCAGCGCTCCGAGCAGGGCGGCAGCGAGCAGTCCTCCCGTGGCCAGGGAGGTCATCGGAGCCTCCTGGAGGGGGCCGCCCTCGTCGGCCGGCGGAGCAGGCGCCTCCTCCGTCGGCGGAGCAGGAGTCGCCGGCGCGGGGGTGTCGGCGGCGGCCTGGACGCGGGTCACGTTGCGCGCGTCCTCGGGCATGATCAGCACCCATCCCGGTTGGATGAGCCGACCGAGGACGAGCTGCTTGCCGTCGGGCTGGACCCGGCCCTTGTTGAGCTCGTAGATCTCCTTCCAGCGGCGACCGTCGCCCATGGTCCGCTCGGCGATGTCCCACAGGTTGTCGTGGTACGCGCCGTCAGGCGGCTGCACGATGGCGACCTTGCGGCCGATGACGTCCGTCATCTCGCTGGGCACACCCGGCACGTGGACCATGCGCAGCGTCGGCCCGTCGTTCCCCTGCCCGCCGTCTGCCTCGGCGTCGGCGTCGGCGTCGGCCTTGTTCCCCGACTCGACGACGTCCTGCACGGACGCCTCGTCCACGCTGCCGGCCTCGACGGTCTGCACCACCGGGGCGGTGCGCTCGGGCGCCGGCGCTGCGACCGCGCTGGCCGCCCCCGAGGAGGCGAGGAAGGACGTACCGACCAGGAAGGTGCCGACGAGCGCACGTGCCAGGGCCTGGCTGCGACCCGACAGCGGGACCGGCTGCGGCAGCCCGCGGTCGGAAACGAAGCTGTTGACCTCGATGACCGTGCAGACGACGAACTGCAGCCAGGCCAGCCACAGGACCGCGAGGAGCACCGAGAAGAGGGCGTCGAGGCTGATCGGTTCCGTGAGCTGCTCACGGGTGGGGAGCCCGGTCGGGATCGGTGGCCTCGCGCCGAGGAACCACAGCGCGGCCGGGACCCCCACCACGAGGGCGAGGAGTGCCAGGCCGGCCGCCAGGGCCTTGCCCATGGAGGGCCGCTCGGGCGGCGCCGTGGCCAGGGCGAAACGCTCGGGACCGCGGGTTCGGGAATCAGTGGGAGTCATCGTGTCACTGCCTGGGAGGTTGCGGAGGCGCCGATGTCGAAGGTGTCGACACCGATCAGGTTCAACATCTGTGCGTCGACCGTGTCACGGGCCTCGACGGTGATCTGGCCGCCGTCCACGTCGACGCGCACGGAGGGGTAGCCGAAGGAGCTGATGAAGTCCTGGGCACGCGCTTCGGCGGCGGGTCCGTCCAGCCGCACCTCGCCGGTGGCCCGCAGGTGCGCGACGTCGATCTGCTGGGCACCCGCACGGGCCGCCTGCTCGACGTTGTCGGCGACGCGCATGCGGGCGTTCATCGCTCGTCCGCCGTCCAGGACCAGCCCCGCGCAGACCAGGAGGGTGATCGCCATGCCGAGCACGAAGACGGTGGCGTTGCCTCGCTCGTCGCGGCGCCGCGACGGGCGCCAGCGGTGCAGGCGCTGTGAGGGCTTCATCGGTAGCTCCTGTAGGGGTCGAGCGGGACTGCGCTCTCGGCCTCGATGACCTTGTGACCACTGACGCCGAGCAACCCCAGGCCCTGGTAGGAGACCTTGCAGCGCAGGCGTACGACGAGCGTCGCCCCGGCCTGGAAGGTCGGTGACATCGACGGGGGGTCACAGGTGGTCTGCGCGTCGAGGGACTTGTCGACGACATCCTTGGCCGCCACCACCGCCTCGGCACGCGACGGCTGGAGCGAGGCCGCTCGGGCAGCGTCGCGGGCGGCGCCGTCGATGTCGCCCTGGACCGTCACGAAGCGTCCGAAGAGGACGATGAGCATCACGAACATCATCAGGATCGGGGCGAGGATCACCAGCTCCACGGCCATGGACCCGCGCTCGTCGTGGCTCCCTCGTGCGGCCGGGGTGCTGACTGATGACCTCACGACGCCTCCACGAAACGCTCCACCGGCGCCTCGACCTTCTGCGTGATCTCCGGGACCCAGGGCAGGATCTTCAGGGACTGACCCGTGACCACGACCTGCACCCGGTCCTCGTCGACGGCACGGACCACGATCCTGTGGTCGTCGAGCACGCCCTTGCCGACCTGGTCGACGTAGACCTGACCTCGGGCCTTCGCCGCGTTGACGTCCCCCGTCACGCGCATGACTCGCGCCGTCTCCCGGGCCACCGAGCTCGCGGCCTGACGCCCGAGGTGGTACATGGAGAACTGCACGGCGAGGAGGATCATCAGCATCAGGAGCGGCATGTAGATCACCAGCTCCACCGAGGAGACTCCCCGCTCGTCACGGGCACGACGGAGGCGATCCATCACGGGTCGAGCTGCAGGTTGTTGGCCTTGCCCTCCAGACGGCTGCGCAGGATCCCGTAGATGGAGAAGGCGATCAGGGCCACGAGACCCGAGATCACGACCCACTCCACGGCGCTCACGCCGCGCTCGTCCTTGCGCGCTGCCGCCAGCCGGCCGTTCAGCATGATGACCAAGAACTGGATGTGCTGACTCGTCATTGCAGTTTCCTCCGTTGGGTGACACTTGCTGGGCCTTCGACATGGCGGCTCACACGAGCACCATGGCGAGGGCTGGATAGATCAGGAAGAGCAGGAACCCGACGCACATCAGCAGCTGCGCCACGAGCATCGACTGGGACTTGGCGGCCGCCCGGCCCTCCGCGTCGGCCAGCTCCTTGGAGCGCATCGAGGCCGCGCGCGCGGCGAGCGACTCGCGCACCTTGGCGCCGTCCTCGGCGACCAGCGCCAGGGAGGCCGCGAGGTCGCGCAGCTCGTCGAGGTCGATCTCGTCGCCGAGCTCGCCGAGCGCCGCCCAGGGCGTGACGCCCTGGAGCTTGGCTGCCTCGAGGGTGTCGCGGATGCGGACCATGGCCTCGCTGTCCGAGATCGACGCCGCCGCCTGGAGCGCCTCGGGGACCCCGCGGCCACCGGCCAGGTTCATCGCCACGAGGTCGAGGAAGGCACTGAGCATGTGCCGGAAGGCGCGGAGCCGCTCGGCGGCCTGCGTACGCAGCTGCGAGGACGGCACCATCGCGCCCACGACCGCGCCGAGCACCATGCCCCACAGCGGGACGATCGGTGCGACCACGCCCAGGAAGGCCATCGGCACCACGACGAAGACCGGCCACAGGAACCCCAGCAGCGCCCCGCCCACCGTGCGGGCCAGGAACATCTCCCGCGACATGCCGACCAGTCCCAGCTGGACGGTCAACGACTTGGGCAGACGGATCCCCCGGCTGTCGAGCGCCTCGGCGAGGTCCGAACCGATCTTGCGCATCCGCGCCGACTCGCCCTGGTGGCGACGGTCCGCGGTGAGGGTGGCCGTACGCCTGCCCCGGCGCAGCTGCTCGTCGAAGCGCGCCAGGCCCACGGGGCCAGTGGTCGGCGGCTGGGCGACCAGCACGGCCGCCAGCATGACGCCGCCCCCGGCGACGGCCCCGGCGAGCATCACCCACATCTCGAGCATCATCAGGCGGCCCTCCGGCTCTCGAGGGTGCGCAGGAAGCGCTCGGGCGCCTCGAACTGGGAGAGTCGGCGGAGCCAGAAGATGCCGGCGCCGAAGAAGAAGAGGATGACCACGAGCATGACCTGACCGAACGGGGTGCCGTAGGGCTCGACGTACGAGGGGTTGAGCAGCCGCAGACCGAGGACGAACGCGACCGTCACACCGACGACGATCTGGACGCTGCGCTGTGTCGCGCGGCGGCCGGCGTTGACACGCTGGCGCATCTCGAGCTCTTCACGCGCCGCGTGCGCCAGCGAGGTGAGCACCTGCCGCAGGCCCGGCCCGCGCAGCCGCGAGTTGAGGATCAGGGCAGCGATGATGAGGTCGGCGCCGGCGTCGTCCATGTCGTCGGCGAAGCGCTGGAGCGCCTCCGGCAGGGGCACCCGCACGCGCAGACGGTCGGAGAGCGCCAGGAGCTGGGGGCGGATCGAGTCGGCGGCTGCGTGGGCCGTGGCCGGGATCGCCTGCTCGAGACCGATGGCTCCGGCCACCGTGTCACGCAACGA includes these proteins:
- a CDS encoding TadE/TadG family type IV pilus assembly protein, encoding MDRLRRARDERGVSSVELVIYMPLLMLMILLAVQFSMYHLGRQAASSVARETARVMRVTGDVNAAKARGQVYVDQVGKGVLDDHRIVVRAVDEDRVQVVVTGQSLKILPWVPEITQKVEAPVERFVEAS
- a CDS encoding Flp family type IVb pilin gives rise to the protein MTSQHIQFLVIMLNGRLAAARKDERGVSAVEWVVISGLVALIAFSIYGILRSRLEGKANNLQLDP
- a CDS encoding type II secretion system F family protein encodes the protein MTTSPTLLMVVLLGAVVGVGLLLLVQSMSPAPVQRSVKGGGPSLTERLAALGRRLPLGIGAGVLILVLTRWVVAAVAVAALVVFWNKLFGSSRTERAGLARLEGLATWTESLRDTVAGAIGLEQAIPATAHAAADSIRPQLLALSDRLRVRVPLPEALQRFADDMDDAGADLIIAALILNSRLRGPGLRQVLTSLAHAAREELEMRQRVNAGRRATQRSVQIVVGVTVAFVLGLRLLNPSYVEPYGTPFGQVMLVVILFFFGAGIFWLRRLSQFEAPERFLRTLESRRAA
- a CDS encoding TadE/TadG family type IV pilus assembly protein yields the protein MRSSVSTPAARGSHDERGSMAVELVILAPILMMFVMLIVLFGRFVTVQGDIDGAARDAARAASLQPSRAEAVVAAKDVVDKSLDAQTTCDPPSMSPTFQAGATLVVRLRCKVSYQGLGLLGVSGHKVIEAESAVPLDPYRSYR
- a CDS encoding type II secretion system F family protein, whose translation is MMLEMWVMLAGAVAGGGVMLAAVLVAQPPTTGPVGLARFDEQLRRGRRTATLTADRRHQGESARMRKIGSDLAEALDSRGIRLPKSLTVQLGLVGMSREMFLARTVGGALLGFLWPVFVVVPMAFLGVVAPIVPLWGMVLGAVVGAMVPSSQLRTQAAERLRAFRHMLSAFLDLVAMNLAGGRGVPEALQAAASISDSEAMVRIRDTLEAAKLQGVTPWAALGELGDEIDLDELRDLAASLALVAEDGAKVRESLAARAASMRSKELADAEGRAAAKSQSMLVAQLLMCVGFLLFLIYPALAMVLV
- a CDS encoding TadE/TadG family type IV pilus assembly protein, translated to MKPSQRLHRWRPSRRRDERGNATVFVLGMAITLLVCAGLVLDGGRAMNARMRVADNVEQAARAGAQQIDVAHLRATGEVRLDGPAAEARAQDFISSFGYPSVRVDVDGGQITVEARDTVDAQMLNLIGVDTFDIGASATSQAVTR
- a CDS encoding bacterial transcriptional activator domain-containing protein; protein product: MTPTDSRTRGPERFALATAPPERPSMGKALAAGLALLALVVGVPAALWFLGARPPIPTGLPTREQLTEPISLDALFSVLLAVLWLAWLQFVVCTVIEVNSFVSDRGLPQPVPLSGRSQALARALVGTFLVGTSFLASSGAASAVAAPAPERTAPVVQTVEAGSVDEASVQDVVESGNKADADADAEADGGQGNDGPTLRMVHVPGVPSEMTDVIGRKVAIVQPPDGAYHDNLWDIAERTMGDGRRWKEIYELNKGRVQPDGKQLVLGRLIQPGWVLIMPEDARNVTRVQAAADTPAPATPAPPTEEAPAPPADEGGPLQEAPMTSLATGGLLAAALLGALLAERRRRRGLANTTEELEAEVQLRIGADEERARRLDLALRGLAELCRTERVQLPQVYAVTVSSEAVELHLAPRVETAPLPWTVQDDGARWTLAADVDLPVEDGPAPYPALVCLGRDDEGRDVLLDLEALGGLVSLSGSDAVAREVASALAVQLAFSPWSDDQVAHGYRLSPAAAQIAGEQMRVVDDVDGLLASWSGRRRHRPAHDVLSGRLRRSDGETAHYLVLGEAPTAASVELLSDLTGENDRGVAVVSAVPVQGARWTLEVDDAGRLRVPLLDLEVQAVRITADTEDEVAALFAKARESAPVHAGDRVAVPRPPRAGEDDHWATAAVRVGVLGDLATRTTGQLDPARVQLASEVVVFLALQQAPVHPSVVAASVWPGGVTPEVRDATIARVRDWLGTDPSGNHLLREDADGRLLLADDVAVDWHAFCALALRARTAPPAEELELLRRALQLVRGEFLSGRPSQRYAWLPRTRLERQSVDLVVDSAHRVVELSLPRDPAGAATACRAGLRLAPASQVLWRDLVVAESQNPGGPGAPAVVAEMRQELGRYGAALDAETEALVEELLPSGASAHPHGEATA